Proteins from a single region of Pseudodesulfovibrio portus:
- the dxr gene encoding 1-deoxy-D-xylulose-5-phosphate reductoisomerase, which yields MKSYISSWPATAALPGFPRAVTILGATGSIGDSAFKVMRKHPDLFTVTALAGGRNGRKLAELCAEFRPAYACLLDDRARKEFLDHLPPDYRPETLIGPEGYERLAGLEKADLVLSAIVGAAGFGPTLAAAKKGKMICLANKESLVLGGHIIRRACRESGSVILPVDSEHNALFQGLAGHSREKELKRLILTASGGPFRGRDRRFLETVTRDQALDHPNWDMGAKISIDSATLMNKGLELIEACHLYGLPPERVDVVVHAQSIIHSLVEYVDGSQLAHLGLPDMQVPIAHCMCYPNRVAVDVPQLNLAEVGSLTFEQPDLTAFPCLRLAGEAYAAGPSHPIVLNAVNEVAVAAFLADTIRFLDIPAMIEDALGRHTAVDVSTPEAVLALDAQTHREAQAAL from the coding sequence GTGAAATCCTACATCTCGTCCTGGCCCGCGACCGCCGCACTACCCGGCTTTCCGCGCGCCGTGACCATTCTCGGCGCCACCGGCTCCATCGGCGACTCCGCCTTCAAGGTCATGCGCAAGCACCCGGACCTGTTCACGGTCACGGCCCTGGCCGGAGGCCGCAACGGCAGGAAGCTGGCCGAGTTGTGCGCCGAATTCCGGCCCGCATACGCCTGCCTGCTCGACGACCGCGCCCGCAAGGAATTTCTCGACCACCTGCCGCCTGACTACAGGCCGGAGACCCTGATCGGCCCGGAAGGCTACGAGCGGTTGGCCGGTCTGGAGAAAGCCGACCTCGTGCTTTCCGCCATCGTGGGAGCCGCAGGATTCGGTCCCACCCTGGCCGCCGCGAAAAAAGGCAAGATGATCTGCCTGGCCAACAAGGAATCACTGGTGCTGGGCGGCCACATCATCCGCCGGGCCTGTCGGGAATCCGGGAGCGTGATCCTGCCCGTGGACTCCGAGCACAACGCCCTGTTCCAGGGGCTGGCCGGTCACAGCCGCGAGAAAGAGCTGAAGCGGCTCATCCTGACCGCCTCGGGCGGTCCCTTCCGGGGACGCGACCGCAGATTTCTCGAGACCGTCACCCGGGACCAGGCCCTGGACCATCCCAACTGGGACATGGGCGCGAAAATCTCCATCGACTCCGCCACCCTCATGAACAAGGGGCTGGAACTGATCGAGGCATGCCATCTGTACGGGTTGCCCCCGGAGCGGGTGGACGTGGTGGTCCACGCCCAATCCATCATCCATTCGCTGGTGGAATACGTGGACGGCTCGCAGTTGGCCCATCTCGGCCTGCCCGACATGCAGGTGCCCATCGCCCACTGCATGTGCTACCCGAACCGGGTGGCCGTGGACGTGCCGCAGCTCAACCTGGCCGAAGTGGGCAGCCTGACCTTCGAGCAGCCGGACCTGACCGCCTTCCCCTGCCTGCGATTGGCGGGCGAGGCCTACGCGGCCGGACCAAGCCATCCCATCGTGCTCAACGCGGTCAACGAAGTGGCCGTTGCCGCCTTCCTGGCCGATACGATCCGCTTCCTCGACATCCCGGCCATGATCGAAGACGCACTGGGCCGCCACACGGCCGTGGACGTTTCCACCCCCGAGGCGGTGCTGGCCCTGGACGCGCAGACGCACAGGGAAGCCCAAGCCGCCCTCTAG
- a CDS encoding hydantoinase B/oxoprolinase family protein, with amino-acid sequence MQISPILLEVFKNRFASIAEEMGVTLTHTAFSPNIKERRDLSCAVFDEQGDMIAQAAHIPVHLGSMPLSVKAAMAAMEEEGGFAPGDMAMLNDPFKGGTHLPDITIVAPVFAEGKDTPSFFVANRAHHADVGGMAAGSMPLSTSLFQEGLIIPPVRIVRRGETDRELMRLILNNVRTPLEREGDFAAQFMANVTGVRRMTECVDKYGLDTCTAYARALMDYSERVTRQAVKDIPDGEYEYEDFLDDDGMGAEAIPIRLNMTVAGDSARLDFSASGDQVRGSVNAVRSITLSAVLYVFRSLAGRDIPANAGCLRPIEVVTRPGSILDARFPAAVAGGNVETSQRTVDVILGALSLAMPDAVPASSQGTMNNLTIGGQAEGKPFAYYETLAGGMGASPEADGESGVHSHMTNTLNTPVEALEYAYPMRVREYAVLRGTGGRGRHSGGDGMVRDVELLTDCDVTVLSERRKRGAPGTAGGEPGQPGRNVLITGTGPEPLPGKFHRSLNKGDRIRIETPGGGGFGTPEE; translated from the coding sequence ATGCAGATCAGTCCCATCCTCCTCGAAGTCTTCAAGAACCGCTTTGCGTCAATTGCCGAGGAGATGGGCGTCACCCTGACCCACACCGCCTTTTCCCCCAACATCAAGGAACGCCGCGACCTGTCCTGCGCCGTGTTCGACGAGCAAGGCGACATGATCGCCCAGGCCGCGCACATCCCGGTGCACCTGGGGTCCATGCCCCTGTCCGTCAAGGCCGCCATGGCGGCCATGGAGGAGGAAGGCGGATTCGCGCCCGGCGACATGGCCATGCTCAACGACCCGTTCAAGGGCGGCACCCACCTGCCGGACATCACCATCGTGGCTCCGGTCTTTGCCGAAGGAAAGGACACGCCGTCTTTCTTCGTGGCCAACCGCGCCCACCATGCGGACGTGGGCGGCATGGCCGCCGGGTCCATGCCCCTGTCCACCTCGCTTTTCCAGGAGGGGCTGATCATTCCACCGGTCAGGATCGTCCGCCGAGGAGAGACCGACCGGGAGCTGATGCGGCTGATCCTGAACAACGTGCGCACCCCGCTTGAGCGCGAGGGCGACTTTGCGGCCCAGTTCATGGCCAATGTGACCGGGGTCCGGCGCATGACCGAGTGCGTGGACAAATACGGACTCGACACCTGCACGGCATACGCGCGGGCCCTCATGGACTACTCCGAACGCGTCACCCGGCAGGCCGTCAAGGACATCCCGGACGGCGAATACGAATATGAGGATTTCCTGGACGACGACGGCATGGGAGCCGAGGCCATCCCGATCCGGCTGAACATGACCGTGGCCGGAGACTCGGCCCGGCTCGATTTTTCCGCCAGCGGCGACCAGGTCCGGGGATCGGTCAACGCGGTGCGGTCCATCACCCTGTCCGCCGTGCTCTACGTGTTCCGCTCCCTGGCCGGGCGCGACATACCGGCCAACGCGGGCTGCCTGCGCCCCATAGAGGTCGTCACCCGGCCCGGCTCCATCCTGGACGCCCGGTTCCCGGCCGCTGTGGCGGGCGGCAACGTGGAGACCTCCCAACGCACCGTGGACGTCATCCTCGGCGCCCTGTCCCTGGCCATGCCCGACGCTGTCCCCGCTTCCAGCCAGGGGACCATGAACAACCTGACCATCGGCGGGCAGGCGGAGGGCAAGCCGTTCGCCTACTACGAGACCCTGGCGGGCGGCATGGGGGCGTCCCCCGAGGCGGACGGCGAATCCGGGGTCCACTCCCACATGACCAACACCCTGAATACGCCCGTGGAGGCCCTGGAATACGCCTACCCCATGCGGGTGCGGGAATATGCCGTCCTGCGCGGCACAGGCGGCAGGGGACGTCACTCAGGCGGTGATGGCATGGTCCGCGACGTGGAACTGCTCACCGATTGCGACGTCACCGTTCTTTCGGAACGGCGCAAGCGTGGCGCGCCCGGAACCGCCGGGGGCGAGCCCGGGCAGCCGGGACGCAACGTCCTCATCACCGGAACCGGCCCGGAACCGCTGCCCGGCAAATTCCACCGCAGCCTGAACAAAGGCGACCGCATCCGCATCGAGACGCCCGGCGGCGGCGGATTCGGCACGCCCGAAGAATAG
- the uppS gene encoding polyprenyl diphosphate synthase, with amino-acid sequence MHTIPTHIAIIMDGNGRWAKQRGLKRTDGHKAGTEAARAVVTRCRELGVRHLTLYTFSKENWARPKEEVKTLFELLTTFLTREEKSLKEQGIRLRVLGDIDGMPLAVRQVLKHVMRQTKACTDMTLNLALNYSGRDEILRAARNLAAKGTAPEAITEEAFAAELWTAGQPDPDLIIRTSGELRLSNYLLFQCAYSEFYFTDVYWPDFSPEELEKAIDSLSARERRFGRTGDQMAES; translated from the coding sequence ATGCATACCATTCCCACCCATATAGCCATCATCATGGACGGCAACGGCAGGTGGGCCAAACAGCGCGGGCTGAAACGGACCGACGGCCACAAGGCCGGGACCGAAGCGGCCCGCGCCGTGGTGACGCGCTGCCGCGAACTGGGGGTCAGGCACCTCACGCTCTATACCTTTTCCAAGGAAAACTGGGCGCGCCCCAAGGAAGAGGTCAAGACCCTGTTCGAGTTGCTGACCACCTTCCTCACGCGCGAGGAGAAGTCGCTCAAGGAGCAGGGCATCCGGCTCAGGGTCCTGGGCGACATCGACGGCATGCCGCTGGCCGTGCGCCAGGTGCTCAAGCACGTCATGCGCCAGACCAAGGCATGCACGGACATGACGCTCAACCTGGCCCTGAACTACTCGGGCCGGGACGAGATCCTGCGCGCGGCCCGGAACCTGGCCGCCAAGGGGACCGCCCCGGAGGCCATCACCGAAGAAGCCTTCGCCGCCGAGTTGTGGACCGCAGGCCAGCCGGACCCGGATCTGATCATCCGCACCAGCGGGGAGCTTCGGCTGTCCAACTACCTGCTCTTCCAGTGCGCCTACTCCGAATTCTACTTCACGGACGTCTACTGGCCCGACTTCTCGCCCGAGGAGCTGGAAAAGGCCATCGACTCCCTGAGCGCCCGGGAACGCCGCTTCGGCAGGACCGGCGACCAGATGGCGGAAAGCTGA
- the frr gene encoding ribosome recycling factor: protein MKTLLDDGKKRMAGAITALEKEFSKLRTGRATTSLVDSIVVDYYGTPTPISQLSSVSVPDSKTITIQPWDKGAFGSVEKAIMTSDLGLNPVNDGKIIRISIPPLTEERRRDLVKVAKKYTEDCKVAIRNVRRDLNDSLKAMEKDKDISEDEKKKGESDVQKLTDDFVKQSDSVLAEKEKEILEI from the coding sequence ATGAAAACGCTACTCGACGACGGAAAGAAACGCATGGCCGGGGCCATCACCGCCCTTGAAAAGGAATTTTCCAAGCTGCGCACGGGCCGCGCCACCACCTCCCTGGTTGACTCCATCGTGGTGGACTACTACGGCACGCCCACGCCCATCAGCCAGCTGTCCTCGGTGTCCGTGCCGGACTCCAAGACCATCACCATCCAGCCCTGGGACAAGGGCGCGTTCGGCTCCGTGGAAAAGGCCATCATGACCTCCGACCTCGGCCTGAACCCGGTCAACGACGGCAAGATCATCCGCATCTCCATCCCGCCGCTGACCGAGGAACGCCGCCGGGACCTGGTCAAGGTGGCCAAGAAGTACACCGAGGACTGCAAGGTCGCCATCCGCAACGTTCGCCGCGACCTGAACGACTCCCTCAAGGCCATGGAGAAGGACAAGGACATTTCCGAAGACGAAAAGAAGAAAGGCGAGTCCGACGTGCAGAAGCTGACCGACGACTTCGTCAAGCAGTCCGACTCGGTTCTGGCCGAGAAAGAAAAGGAAATCCTGGAAATCTAG
- the pyrH gene encoding UMP kinase encodes MSSTQYKRILLKLSGEALAGDQQFGIEPEAIGQFAKEIAEVAATGLQMALVIGGGNIFRGMAASAKGMDRAQGDYMGMLATVMNALAVQDALEKNGCDTRVMTALQMADVAEPYIRRRALRHMDKGRVVICAAGTGNPYFTTDSAAALRALELKCDAIFKATKVDGVYDKDPAKFDDAVRYETVTYMETLEKRLGVMDSTAISMARDNDLPIIVFNLHEEGNIRRAANGDNIGTTVQGE; translated from the coding sequence ATGAGCAGCACACAATATAAGCGTATTTTACTGAAACTCAGCGGCGAGGCCCTGGCGGGCGACCAGCAGTTCGGCATCGAACCCGAGGCCATCGGCCAGTTCGCCAAGGAGATCGCGGAAGTGGCCGCCACCGGGCTGCAGATGGCACTGGTCATCGGCGGGGGCAACATCTTCCGGGGCATGGCCGCCTCTGCCAAGGGCATGGACCGCGCACAGGGCGACTACATGGGCATGCTGGCCACGGTCATGAACGCCCTGGCCGTGCAGGACGCCCTGGAAAAGAACGGCTGCGACACCCGGGTCATGACCGCCCTGCAGATGGCGGACGTTGCCGAACCGTACATCCGCCGCCGGGCGCTCAGGCACATGGACAAGGGCCGCGTGGTCATTTGCGCCGCAGGCACGGGCAACCCCTATTTCACCACGGATTCGGCGGCCGCCCTGCGCGCCCTGGAACTCAAGTGCGACGCCATCTTCAAGGCCACCAAGGTGGACGGCGTGTACGACAAGGACCCGGCGAAGTTCGACGACGCCGTGAGATACGAGACCGTCACGTACATGGAGACCCTGGAAAAGCGGCTCGGCGTCATGGACTCCACCGCCATTTCCATGGCCCGCGACAACGACCTGCCGATCATCGTCTTCAACCTGCACGAGGAAGGCAACATCCGCAGGGCCGCCAACGGCGACAACATAGGAACGACTGTCCAAGGAGAATAA
- a CDS encoding phosphatidate cytidylyltransferase, with product MEISPHKQRIATSIVLAVLPALALIFQGWVLFTVLSLFCVLTLWEFYSMFRPVRHMTAFKSLGAAFTFLLLGAFTTGDVRYPSAILLAAFWASGFIFLVRYNRDTSASYRHAAIFLVGLIYIPMNFHFFLSMDRMEILLIIGAAAVSDTAAFYAGSLWGKRKIWPRISPKKSWAGSIGGFTACALGVTVYGETFGLPEVALWKWILLGGLLNVAAQMGDFLESAIKRSLDIKDSGSILPGHGGLLDRVDSLLLVTPAYALVAMFHPFFR from the coding sequence ATGGAAATATCCCCGCATAAACAACGAATCGCCACCAGCATAGTGCTGGCCGTCCTGCCGGCACTGGCCCTCATCTTCCAGGGCTGGGTGCTGTTCACGGTTCTCTCCCTTTTCTGCGTACTGACCCTGTGGGAATTCTACTCCATGTTCCGCCCGGTGCGGCACATGACCGCCTTCAAATCCCTGGGCGCGGCCTTCACCTTCCTGCTGCTCGGCGCATTCACCACCGGCGACGTCCGCTACCCCAGCGCCATCCTGCTGGCCGCATTCTGGGCGTCCGGGTTCATCTTCCTGGTCCGCTACAACCGGGACACCTCCGCCTCGTACCGCCACGCCGCCATCTTCCTGGTCGGCCTCATATACATCCCCATGAACTTCCACTTCTTCCTGTCCATGGACCGGATGGAGATACTCCTGATCATCGGCGCTGCGGCCGTGTCCGACACTGCGGCCTTCTACGCGGGCAGCCTGTGGGGCAAAAGGAAAATCTGGCCCCGCATCAGCCCCAAGAAATCATGGGCCGGGTCCATAGGCGGCTTCACGGCATGCGCCCTGGGGGTCACGGTCTACGGTGAGACCTTCGGCCTGCCGGAAGTGGCCCTGTGGAAGTGGATTCTCCTCGGCGGCCTGCTCAACGTGGCCGCCCAGATGGGCGACTTCCTAGAATCCGCCATCAAGCGCTCACTGGACATCAAGGACTCCGGCTCCATCCTGCCGGGCCACGGGGGCCTGCTCGACCGCGTGGATTCCCTGCTCCTGGTCACGCCCGCCTACGCGCTGGTCGCCATGTTCCACCCCTTCTTCCGCTAG
- the dnaA gene encoding chromosomal replication initiator protein DnaA yields the protein MVDTVWKQILHSLEKSLNPGLFTVWIKPLGGRVDSGRLTLTAPNEFVANWVRDRLLQVIRESAAEVLGGEPRITIEVQARKVELKDAKPAGNKPVAREKRNHHLGLPLDHSPKPIVAPHWRFSFDDFVVGPSNELACAASKSISNSIFNSDHLFLSSGAGLGKTHLLQSVGNALCNSANRKNIRVACLSSEEFATRMVLAIKARQVDQFKAQFREGIDVLLLEDVHFFQGKEKMQEELLCTMGALRDRGCKVVLTSSFMPKEFSGVDDRLVSRFCSGFMAHIDRPDMETRRRIVMDKARRLQVNVPIEVSELLAERITMDIRQLESCLNNLVLKARLLNRAVTMNLAWEVLENYAVQNASPGFADIIDFICKSYSLSHDELKSKSRKRQVVLARNTAFYLARMHTELSLKAIGERLGRRHSTVLKGITKVEREISMQTPLGRQIQNTAERLTP from the coding sequence ATGGTCGATACTGTCTGGAAACAAATTCTGCACTCACTGGAAAAGAGCCTCAACCCCGGTCTCTTCACTGTCTGGATCAAGCCCCTCGGCGGTCGCGTGGACAGCGGGAGGCTGACGCTGACCGCACCCAACGAGTTCGTGGCCAACTGGGTCCGGGACCGGCTTCTTCAGGTCATCCGCGAGTCTGCGGCCGAGGTTCTCGGCGGCGAGCCGCGCATTACTATTGAAGTGCAGGCCAGGAAGGTCGAACTGAAGGATGCCAAGCCGGCGGGCAATAAACCTGTCGCCAGGGAGAAACGGAACCACCATCTCGGGTTGCCCCTGGATCATTCCCCGAAACCCATCGTGGCACCCCATTGGCGGTTCTCCTTCGACGACTTCGTCGTCGGTCCTTCCAACGAGCTGGCCTGCGCCGCCAGCAAATCCATCAGCAACTCGATTTTCAATTCCGATCATCTTTTCCTGAGTTCCGGAGCCGGTCTGGGCAAGACCCACCTGCTTCAGTCCGTGGGCAACGCCCTGTGCAACTCCGCCAACCGCAAGAATATCAGGGTGGCCTGCCTGTCGTCGGAGGAGTTCGCCACGCGCATGGTCCTGGCCATCAAGGCCCGCCAGGTGGATCAGTTCAAGGCCCAGTTCCGCGAGGGCATCGACGTCCTGCTGCTTGAGGACGTGCACTTCTTCCAGGGCAAGGAAAAGATGCAGGAGGAACTGCTCTGCACCATGGGCGCGTTGCGCGACCGGGGATGCAAGGTGGTCCTGACCAGCTCGTTCATGCCCAAGGAGTTTTCCGGCGTGGACGACCGCCTGGTCTCCCGTTTCTGTTCAGGCTTCATGGCCCACATCGACCGTCCCGACATGGAGACCCGCCGCCGCATCGTCATGGACAAGGCGCGCAGGCTCCAGGTGAACGTGCCGATCGAGGTCTCGGAACTTCTGGCCGAGAGGATTACCATGGACATCCGCCAGTTGGAGAGCTGCCTGAACAACCTGGTGCTCAAGGCGCGGCTGCTCAACCGTGCGGTGACCATGAACCTGGCCTGGGAAGTGCTGGAAAACTACGCCGTGCAGAACGCGTCCCCGGGATTTGCGGACATCATAGATTTCATCTGCAAGAGCTACAGCCTGTCCCATGACGAGCTCAAGTCCAAGAGCCGCAAGCGGCAGGTGGTCCTGGCCCGCAACACCGCCTTCTATCTGGCCCGGATGCACACCGAACTGTCGCTCAAGGCCATCGGCGAGCGGCTGGGTCGGCGGCATTCCACGGTGCTCAAGGGCATCACCAAGGTGGAAAGGGAAATTTCCATGCAGACGCCCCTCGGGCGGCAGATACAGAATACGGCGGAACGGCTGACTCCGTAA
- the tsaB gene encoding tRNA (adenosine(37)-N6)-threonylcarbamoyltransferase complex dimerization subunit type 1 TsaB, with the protein MAIPKTRPVKDLLLVMAGAEERLQLVLGQPGPDGFILLASRQWTVPGQSVRFLVPGLNAVLDEFGVDPTVLDRIACVRGPGSFTGLRLVLAAAEGLAAGLDVPLAGLDYLPLLASGPAQLADGPLHVLTYARRGLVYSQSFAARSMTEIAPLASLSLDEAAERIGEHGDTGLLLGTGLRKNPEFFADLATARPGHTLLDETWDNPTPEILLKAAEAATYFNDPIEPVYVRPSDAEDNLEQIARKRGLDPVEAKKRLEALREE; encoded by the coding sequence ATGGCCATCCCCAAGACACGCCCGGTCAAGGACCTCCTGCTCGTCATGGCCGGGGCCGAGGAACGGCTCCAGCTGGTCCTGGGCCAACCCGGACCGGACGGCTTCATCCTGCTCGCCTCGCGCCAGTGGACCGTGCCCGGCCAGTCCGTCCGATTCCTGGTCCCCGGCCTGAACGCCGTGCTGGACGAATTCGGCGTGGACCCCACCGTTCTCGACCGCATCGCCTGCGTGCGCGGCCCGGGCAGCTTCACCGGCCTCAGGCTAGTCCTGGCCGCCGCCGAAGGGCTGGCCGCCGGGCTCGACGTCCCCCTCGCGGGCCTGGACTACCTGCCCCTGCTCGCTTCCGGCCCCGCGCAACTTGCCGACGGCCCGCTGCACGTACTGACCTACGCCCGTCGCGGCCTGGTCTATTCCCAGTCTTTTGCCGCGCGCTCCATGACGGAGATCGCTCCCCTGGCCTCCCTCTCCCTGGACGAGGCCGCCGAACGCATCGGCGAGCACGGCGACACCGGCCTGCTCCTGGGCACCGGGCTGCGCAAGAACCCCGAGTTCTTCGCGGACCTCGCCACGGCTCGTCCGGGCCATACCCTGCTCGATGAGACCTGGGACAATCCCACCCCGGAAATCCTGCTCAAGGCGGCGGAAGCGGCCACCTATTTCAACGACCCCATCGAGCCCGTCTACGTTCGCCCCTCGGATGCCGAGGACAACCTGGAACAGATCGCCCGCAAGCGGGGCCTGGACCCTGTCGAGGCCAAGAAACGACTGGAAGCGTTGCGCGAAGAATAG
- the tsf gene encoding translation elongation factor Ts: protein MAISAAQVKALREKTGAGMMDCKKALVESGGDDEKAVMYLREKGLSKAAKKAGRATSEGLVTPYVSEDGKTAVISELLCETDFVAKGDDFKAFAAALSEKIAGLDVTTGNADDLPADVADVTDLIAKLGENMGVGRFAKITTDGVLGVYVHTNNKLGVIVELTGGGDEDLAKDVAMHVAAMNPQCIASDELPADVLEKEKALYMKQAMDEGKPENIAEKIVSGRLSKFYSEVCLIEQAFIKEDKKKVKDILGGAAVAGFQRLALGDKTE from the coding sequence ATGGCTATTTCCGCTGCACAAGTGAAAGCCCTGCGCGAGAAGACCGGCGCAGGAATGATGGATTGCAAGAAAGCGCTGGTTGAGTCCGGCGGCGACGACGAAAAAGCCGTCATGTACCTTCGCGAGAAGGGTCTGTCCAAGGCCGCCAAGAAGGCCGGACGCGCCACTTCCGAGGGTCTGGTCACTCCCTACGTTTCCGAAGACGGCAAGACCGCCGTCATCTCCGAGCTGCTCTGCGAGACCGACTTCGTTGCCAAGGGCGACGACTTCAAGGCCTTTGCCGCAGCCCTGTCCGAGAAGATCGCCGGTCTGGACGTGACCACCGGCAACGCCGACGACCTGCCCGCAGACGTGGCCGACGTCACCGACCTCATCGCCAAGCTCGGCGAGAACATGGGTGTCGGCCGCTTTGCCAAGATCACCACCGACGGCGTGCTCGGCGTCTACGTCCACACCAACAACAAGCTCGGCGTCATCGTCGAACTGACCGGTGGCGGCGACGAGGACCTGGCCAAGGACGTGGCCATGCACGTGGCTGCAATGAACCCGCAGTGCATCGCTTCCGACGAGCTGCCCGCTGACGTCCTGGAAAAGGAAAAGGCCCTGTACATGAAGCAGGCCATGGACGAGGGCAAGCCCGAAAACATCGCCGAAAAGATCGTCTCCGGCCGCCTGAGCAAGTTCTACTCCGAAGTCTGCCTCATCGAGCAGGCCTTCATCAAGGAAGACAAGAAGAAGGTCAAGGACATCCTGGGCGGTGCCGCCGTGGCCGGCTTCCAGCGTCTGGCTCTCGGCGACAAGACCGAATAA
- the thyX gene encoding FAD-dependent thymidylate synthase → MPEKKLRVDFMAMTPDALSLIYAAFRQCYHAGFVADMWPKLLSGEIDPQVQADFVSKTMESGHDSPIEHVSMTFAVEGISRACSHQIVRHRIASYSQQSQRYVAENDMEYILPPAIAKIPEARERFESFMAEVQSAYTDLRDILVAHGRKSKANEDARFVLPQAAETKIVMTMNCRSLHHFFHLRCCNRAQWEVRAVADRMLAICKDKLPAIFANGGARCEQLGYCPESPKFACGKYPVRENLA, encoded by the coding sequence ATGCCCTGTCCCTCATCTACGCCGCGTTCCGCCAGTGCTACCACGCCGGTTTCGTGGCCGACATGTGGCCCAAGCTCCTTTCCGGCGAGATCGATCCGCAGGTCCAGGCCGACTTCGTGTCCAAGACCATGGAGTCCGGCCACGACAGTCCCATCGAGCACGTGTCCATGACCTTTGCCGTCGAGGGCATTTCCCGGGCCTGCTCCCACCAGATAGTGCGCCATCGCATCGCCTCCTATTCGCAGCAGAGCCAGCGGTATGTGGCCGAGAACGACATGGAGTACATCCTGCCCCCGGCCATCGCCAAGATTCCCGAGGCCCGGGAGCGTTTCGAATCCTTCATGGCCGAAGTGCAGAGCGCCTACACCGACCTGCGCGACATCCTGGTGGCCCACGGGCGCAAATCCAAGGCCAACGAGGACGCCCGTTTCGTCCTGCCCCAGGCGGCTGAGACCAAGATCGTCATGACCATGAACTGCCGCAGCCTGCACCACTTCTTCCACCTGCGCTGCTGCAACCGCGCCCAGTGGGAGGTCCGCGCCGTGGCCGACCGGATGCTCGCCATCTGCAAAGATAAGCTTCCTGCTATATTTGCCAATGGCGGAGCACGGTGCGAGCAGCTGGGTTATTGCCCGGAATCGCCGAAATTCGCCTGTGGCAAGTACCCTGTGCGAGAAAATCTGGCTTAA
- the rseP gene encoding RIP metalloprotease RseP translates to MITSIVAIVVVLGGLIFFHELGHFTIARLFGMGVKAFSLGFGPKLAGVTSGRTDYKLSLIPLGGYVALAGEQGEEEADFPDDQLFSNRPAWQRLCVVAAGPFFNFLLAFLIYWFLAMSQGQAVVLPVVGGVLPDSPAAAAGFAKDDLITGIDGAPIDSWSQMVETIRSAEGRPLTMTVDRGEETLTLTVTPMVNSYTNLFGETVTVPMVGINQSGQVRFEPVEGTGMTAALYHTWNMSAVVVKGFLSIIERLIPVENVGGPIMLAQMVSKSAESGIFDLLGMMAIISINLAIINLLPIPVLDGGHILFFALEMVVRRPLSEKWKGRAMRVGLLVLLLLMSLAIFNDVRRLLS, encoded by the coding sequence ATGATCACAAGCATTGTCGCCATCGTCGTCGTTCTCGGCGGTCTCATCTTCTTCCACGAGCTGGGCCACTTCACCATCGCCCGCCTGTTCGGCATGGGCGTGAAGGCCTTCTCCCTGGGCTTCGGCCCCAAACTGGCGGGGGTCACCTCCGGCCGGACCGACTACAAACTCTCCCTGATCCCGCTGGGCGGCTACGTGGCCCTTGCCGGGGAACAGGGGGAGGAGGAAGCCGACTTCCCCGACGACCAGCTCTTTTCCAACCGTCCCGCATGGCAACGATTGTGCGTGGTGGCCGCCGGTCCGTTCTTCAACTTCCTGCTGGCCTTCCTCATCTACTGGTTCCTGGCCATGAGCCAGGGACAGGCCGTGGTCCTGCCCGTTGTGGGCGGGGTCCTGCCCGACTCCCCTGCCGCCGCCGCAGGATTTGCCAAGGACGACCTGATCACCGGCATCGACGGCGCTCCCATCGACTCGTGGAGCCAGATGGTCGAGACCATCCGGTCCGCCGAAGGCCGTCCCCTGACCATGACCGTTGACCGGGGCGAAGAGACACTGACCCTGACCGTCACGCCCATGGTCAACTCCTACACCAACCTGTTCGGCGAGACCGTGACCGTGCCCATGGTGGGCATCAACCAGTCGGGCCAGGTCCGCTTCGAGCCCGTGGAAGGCACCGGCATGACCGCCGCGCTCTACCACACCTGGAACATGTCCGCAGTGGTGGTGAAGGGCTTTTTATCCATCATCGAGCGCCTCATCCCGGTGGAGAATGTGGGCGGCCCGATCATGCTCGCCCAGATGGTCTCCAAGTCCGCCGAGTCCGGCATCTTCGACCTGCTCGGCATGATGGCCATCATCTCCATCAACCTGGCCATCATCAATCTTTTGCCCATCCCCGTGCTGGACGGCGGGCACATCCTGTTCTTTGCCCTGGAGATGGTCGTCCGCCGCCCCCTGAGCGAAAAGTGGAAGGGCCGCGCCATGCGCGTGGGCCTGCTCGTCCTGCTGCTGCTCATGAGCCTGGCCATCTTCAACGACGTCCGCAGACTGCTGTCCTAG